A window of Desulforegulaceae bacterium contains these coding sequences:
- a CDS encoding YdiU family protein, producing MQNKINIKNSFVNKLPGDADLSNKPRQVYNSCFSYVNPKKPKKPELVLYSKETGEIIGLNENDCRSKDFLEIFSGKKNLKNAKPFAMNYGGHQFGSWAGQLGDGRAINIGEINSNNQKYFLQLKGAGPTPYSRSGDGYAVLRSSVREFLCSEAMHYLGIPTTRALSLVLTGSSVLRDMLYDGNPKYEPGAIVTRVSSTFIRFGSFEIFAARQEYEILKQLADYTIENDFPDIKSSGKEKYLEFFSRVLNLTADLIVNWMRVGFVHGVMNTDNMSVNGLTIDYGPYGWLEVYDPGWTPNTTDAQFKRYAFGNQPEIAFWNLSMFANALYPLINEAKPLELELNKFQSLFNSKYLEMMSSKLGIDDFKKNETKNLINELNKVLTIVETDMTIFFRKLSDLDPWKDSEMNFQILKEAFYNISEFTIDKKKIFLSWIEKYLEILKKENKPPHIRKKEMDVVNPFYVLRNYLAHESAQRAEKGEYNYLNDLFNTLKRPYKEQPGKEKFAEKMPEWARHKPGCSMLSCSS from the coding sequence ATGCAAAATAAAATCAATATAAAAAATTCATTTGTAAATAAACTACCTGGTGATGCTGATTTATCAAACAAGCCAAGGCAGGTTTATAACTCATGCTTTTCCTATGTAAATCCCAAAAAACCTAAAAAACCAGAACTAGTTTTATATTCAAAAGAAACAGGAGAAATTATTGGGCTGAATGAAAATGATTGCAGGTCAAAGGATTTTCTTGAAATATTTTCAGGTAAAAAAAATCTCAAAAATGCAAAACCATTTGCAATGAATTATGGAGGACATCAATTCGGCTCATGGGCAGGACAGCTTGGCGACGGACGAGCTATAAATATTGGAGAAATTAATTCTAATAATCAGAAATATTTTCTGCAGCTCAAGGGAGCAGGGCCTACACCTTACTCAAGAAGCGGAGATGGTTATGCTGTTTTAAGATCTTCTGTCAGGGAGTTCCTTTGCAGTGAAGCAATGCATTATCTTGGAATACCTACAACCAGAGCTTTATCTCTTGTACTTACTGGAAGTAGTGTTTTAAGAGATATGCTTTATGATGGAAATCCCAAATATGAGCCTGGGGCTATAGTTACAAGGGTATCTTCAACCTTTATAAGGTTTGGTAGTTTTGAAATTTTTGCTGCAAGGCAGGAGTATGAAATATTAAAACAACTTGCAGATTATACTATTGAAAATGATTTTCCTGATATTAAATCCAGTGGAAAGGAGAAATATCTTGAGTTTTTTTCAAGAGTTTTGAATCTTACTGCAGATCTTATTGTAAACTGGATGAGAGTAGGGTTTGTTCATGGTGTAATGAATACTGATAATATGTCTGTCAATGGACTGACTATAGATTATGGTCCCTATGGCTGGCTTGAAGTTTATGATCCTGGCTGGACTCCAAATACAACAGATGCACAATTTAAAAGATATGCTTTTGGAAACCAGCCTGAAATAGCTTTTTGGAATTTATCAATGTTTGCAAATGCACTTTATCCTCTGATCAATGAAGCCAAGCCCCTTGAGCTGGAACTTAATAAATTTCAGTCTTTATTTAATTCAAAATACCTTGAAATGATGTCTTCAAAACTTGGAATAGATGATTTTAAAAAAAATGAAACAAAAAATCTAATCAATGAGTTAAATAAAGTTCTTACAATTGTTGAAACAGATATGACTATTTTTTTTAGAAAGCTTTCTGATCTTGATCCCTGGAAGGATTCAGAAATGAATTTTCAAATTTTAAAAGAAGCTTTTTATAATATTTCTGAATTTACGATTGATAAGAAAAAAATATTTTTAAGCTGGATTGAAAAATATTTAGAGATTTTAAAAAAAGAAAATAAACCACCCCATATAAGAAAAAAAGAAATGGATGTTGTAAATCCTTTTTATGTATTAAGAAATTATCTAGCCCATGAATCAGCACAAAGGGCTGAAAAAGGAGAATACAATTACTTAAATGATCTTTTTAATACTCTTAAAAGACCATATAAAGAACAACCCGGTAAAGAAAAATTTGCAGAAAAAATGCCTGAATGGGCAAGACATAAACCAGGGTGTTCAATGCTTTCATGTAGCTCCTGA
- a CDS encoding NAD-dependent epimerase, translating to MKVMITGAAGFIGSTLAKKLLENNYEVIGIDNLNDYYDVNLKKDRLKRLESNKNFKFELLDISNREEMKELFEKNSFDYVINLAAQAGVRYSIENPASYVDTNMVGFGNILEGCRHSKVKHLVFASSSSVYGLNENMPFSVHNNVDHPISLYAASKKANELMAHTYSYLYDLPTTGLRFFTVYGPWGRPDMALFLFTKAILENKPIKVFNNGEMKRDFTYIDDIVEGVSRVMENIPKPDPNWSAQNPDPSCGKVPYKIYNIGNNNTVTLMEFIEAIEDELKIKAKKEFLPLQPGDVPATWANVDNLIKDTGFKPDTNVKDGVRNFINWYKDYYKV from the coding sequence ATGAAAGTAATGATAACAGGTGCAGCCGGATTTATAGGTTCAACCCTTGCAAAAAAACTTCTTGAAAATAACTATGAAGTTATAGGCATTGATAATTTAAATGACTATTATGATGTAAACTTAAAAAAAGACAGATTAAAGCGTCTTGAATCAAACAAAAATTTTAAATTTGAGCTTCTTGATATTTCAAACAGAGAAGAAATGAAGGAGCTGTTTGAAAAAAACAGTTTTGATTATGTAATAAACCTTGCTGCCCAGGCAGGTGTAAGGTACAGCATTGAAAATCCAGCATCCTATGTTGATACAAATATGGTTGGATTTGGAAATATTCTTGAAGGATGCCGCCACTCAAAAGTAAAACATCTTGTTTTTGCTTCAAGCAGCTCAGTTTACGGACTTAATGAAAACATGCCATTTTCAGTTCACAATAATGTTGATCATCCAATAAGTCTTTATGCCGCTTCAAAAAAAGCAAATGAACTTATGGCACACACCTATAGTTATCTTTATGATCTTCCAACAACAGGACTTAGATTTTTTACTGTTTATGGTCCCTGGGGAAGACCTGATATGGCATTATTTCTTTTCACAAAAGCAATTTTAGAAAACAAACCTATTAAAGTTTTTAACAACGGAGAAATGAAAAGAGACTTTACCTATATAGATGACATTGTTGAAGGAGTTTCAAGGGTAATGGAAAACATTCCAAAACCTGATCCAAACTGGTCAGCTCAAAACCCTGATCCATCATGCGGAAAAGTTCCCTATAAAATTTACAATATTGGAAACAATAACACAGTTACTTTAATGGAATTTATCGAAGCAATAGAAGATGAACTTAAAATAAAGGCAAAAAAAGAATTTCTTCCCCTCCAGCCAGGAGATGTCCCTGCCACCTGGGCCAATGTTGATAATCTTATCAAAGATACAGGATTCAAACCCGACACAAATGTAAAAGACGGGGTAAGAAATTTTATAAACTGGTACAAAGATTATTACAAAGTATAA
- a CDS encoding sensor domain-containing diguanylate cyclase gives MINDVKYWQKVAEEEKIRREQSEKALEEMRHFLFDYFYLLGPDPKKNMSIVVSTLGKVLGSAVALYNRMEAGSLKTWCIDNEPDGYQREDSPDGHICYDMTIRQNNHVSNLKAVKINNLEGTKWEKLDSNVSQYGLKSYLGFPVTLEDRVVGSLCVVDTKERNFSELEVYIIQAFASAIRLEEERLLTQEKLALAVVDLKEKNKKIEQLALTDSLTELPNRRALMLCFNKEIADFRRKTFDSPDQGGKGFSIAICDIDNFKTINDTYGHNCGDYVLQNIAKILEKGIRPQDSIGRWGGEEFLLLFPNTDVTTVANIIERLRQDIAQFSFTFEEHSFQVTMTFGTSTLDDINITIDSCVSVADAALYFGKKNGKNQVVASEETNEV, from the coding sequence ATGATCAATGATGTTAAATATTGGCAAAAAGTGGCAGAAGAAGAAAAGATACGGCGAGAGCAATCTGAAAAGGCTCTTGAGGAGATGCGTCACTTTCTCTTTGATTATTTTTATCTTCTGGGGCCTGATCCCAAGAAAAACATGTCCATTGTCGTTAGCACTCTAGGGAAGGTTCTGGGTTCTGCAGTAGCACTCTATAATCGGATGGAAGCCGGTTCTCTTAAAACCTGGTGCATCGATAATGAGCCAGACGGATATCAGCGAGAAGATTCTCCTGATGGCCATATCTGTTACGACATGACTATTCGGCAGAATAATCACGTCTCTAACCTGAAGGCAGTGAAAATAAACAACCTTGAGGGAACAAAATGGGAGAAGCTGGATTCAAATGTTTCTCAGTATGGTTTAAAGTCATATCTGGGTTTTCCTGTTACTCTTGAGGATAGGGTTGTTGGTTCACTTTGTGTTGTTGATACAAAGGAAAGAAATTTTTCAGAACTAGAGGTATATATTATTCAAGCTTTTGCTTCTGCTATTCGATTGGAGGAAGAGCGTCTGTTAACTCAGGAAAAATTGGCTTTAGCTGTTGTAGATTTAAAGGAAAAAAATAAAAAGATAGAACAACTCGCTTTAACTGATTCGTTAACTGAACTTCCTAATAGACGAGCTCTTATGTTATGTTTTAACAAAGAAATAGCTGATTTTCGCCGGAAGACTTTTGACAGTCCAGATCAGGGGGGTAAAGGGTTTTCTATTGCAATATGTGATATAGATAATTTTAAGACGATTAATGATACATATGGCCATAATTGTGGTGACTATGTTTTGCAAAATATCGCTAAAATATTAGAAAAAGGTATACGGCCGCAAGATAGTATCGGTCGCTGGGGTGGTGAAGAGTTTTTATTACTTTTCCCAAATACGGATGTGACAACTGTTGCCAATATTATTGAACGTCTGCGGCAAGATATTGCACAATTTTCTTTTACCTTTGAAGAACATTCTTTTCAGGTTACAATGACTTTTGGAACGTCCACATTAGATGATATTAATATTACTATTGATTCGTGTGTTAGCGTAGCTGATGCCGCTCTTTATTTTGGGAAAAAGAATGGAAAAAATCAAGTCGTGGCTTCAGAAGAAACAAATGAAGTGTAG
- a CDS encoding UDP-glucose/GDP-mannose dehydrogenase family protein, with product MDITVIGTGYVGLVTGTCFAQMGNYVNCVDIDKTKIENLNKGIIPIYEPGLEDLVESSVKQGFLKFTTSLPDAMKESDIYFIAVGTPPGEDGSADLQYVLSVAEEIGENLEDYAVIVDKSTVPVGTADKVRKTIQKTLDKRNKKIEFDVVSNPEFLKEGAAINDFMKPDRVIIGTESEKAATIMNKLYSPFSRSKDKIMTMGVRDAELTKYAANSLLATKISFMNEIANLCEILGADVENVRKGIGSDQRIGYHFIYPGCGYGGSCFPKDVKALVKMANKNDFKPLVLEAVEKRNELQKQRLFEKITDKFGSDLSGKTFGIWGLSFKPGTDDMREASSVVLINSLIKSGAKIKAYDPVAMNEAKNVFPKNYFDENLIKLCDHQYDAVKDSNALVLVTEWKPFRQPDFHALKKMLKTPCVFDGRNLYEPEELKKMGFYYSGIGR from the coding sequence ATGGATATTACAGTTATTGGAACAGGTTATGTAGGCCTTGTAACAGGAACCTGTTTTGCCCAGATGGGTAATTATGTTAATTGTGTTGATATTGATAAAACAAAAATTGAAAATCTCAATAAAGGGATTATACCAATTTATGAGCCAGGCCTTGAAGATCTTGTAGAAAGCTCTGTAAAACAGGGGTTTTTAAAATTTACAACCTCCCTTCCAGATGCAATGAAAGAATCAGATATTTATTTTATTGCAGTGGGAACGCCTCCTGGAGAAGACGGTTCTGCTGATCTTCAATATGTTTTATCAGTTGCCGAAGAAATTGGCGAAAACCTTGAAGACTACGCTGTAATTGTTGACAAATCAACGGTACCAGTTGGAACAGCAGACAAAGTAAGAAAAACCATTCAAAAAACACTTGATAAAAGAAATAAAAAAATTGAATTTGACGTTGTAAGCAACCCTGAATTTTTAAAGGAAGGGGCTGCAATCAATGATTTCATGAAGCCTGACAGGGTAATAATCGGAACTGAGTCTGAAAAAGCTGCAACTATTATGAACAAGCTTTATTCCCCGTTTTCAAGAAGCAAAGATAAAATTATGACGATGGGAGTAAGGGATGCTGAGCTTACAAAATATGCTGCAAACTCACTTCTTGCCACAAAAATTTCTTTTATGAATGAAATTGCAAATCTTTGTGAAATCCTTGGGGCAGATGTTGAAAACGTAAGAAAAGGAATAGGCTCAGACCAAAGAATAGGATATCATTTTATTTATCCAGGCTGTGGATACGGGGGCTCATGCTTTCCAAAGGATGTTAAGGCTCTTGTTAAAATGGCAAATAAAAACGATTTTAAACCCCTTGTTCTTGAAGCTGTTGAAAAAAGAAACGAACTCCAAAAACAAAGACTTTTTGAAAAAATTACAGATAAATTCGGTAGCGACCTTTCAGGAAAAACCTTTGGAATCTGGGGTCTTTCTTTCAAGCCCGGAACTGATGACATGAGAGAAGCTTCTTCAGTTGTACTTATAAATTCCCTTATTAAATCAGGTGCAAAAATCAAGGCTTATGACCCTGTTGCCATGAATGAAGCCAAAAATGTATTTCCTAAAAATTATTTTGATGAAAACTTAATTAAACTCTGTGATCATCAATATGACGCTGTAAAAGATTCAAACGCTCTTGTTCTTGTTACAGAATGGAAGCCTTTTAGACAGCCAGACTTCCATGCCTTGAAAAAAATGCTAAAAACCCCTTGTGTTTTTGATGGAAGAAATCTTTACGAACCTGAAGAGCTTAAAAAGATGGGATTTTATTATTCGGGAATAGGCAGATAA
- a CDS encoding Mrp/NBP35 family ATP-binding protein — protein sequence MASQIQSKMPEKKDEKKEQMDQILGKIKNKLLVMSGKGGVGKSSVAANLAVLLAEKGFKVGLMDIDVHGPSIAKIMGITGLLEIDTEKQLAKPATYGENLKIVSMQSFMREADQAVIWRGPAKSGMIQQFITTVDWGELDFLIVDAPPGTGDEPLTIIQTIPDSKAIVVTTPQDVALSDVRKSINFCKTVKMEILGLLENMGPFQCPHCSEEIAIFKKGGGKQTAFDMGIKFLGTLPYNAEVLNSGDSGNPVITKDKTNSYTQALEACAEQILSSL from the coding sequence ATGGCAAGTCAAATTCAAAGTAAAATGCCTGAGAAAAAAGATGAAAAAAAAGAGCAGATGGATCAAATTCTTGGCAAAATAAAAAATAAGTTGCTTGTAATGAGCGGCAAGGGAGGTGTTGGTAAAAGTTCTGTTGCCGCAAACCTTGCTGTGCTTCTTGCAGAAAAAGGTTTTAAAGTAGGTTTGATGGATATTGATGTCCACGGCCCAAGTATAGCTAAGATTATGGGAATAACCGGCCTTCTTGAAATTGATACTGAAAAACAACTTGCAAAGCCTGCAACCTATGGAGAAAACTTAAAAATAGTTTCCATGCAGTCTTTTATGAGAGAAGCAGATCAAGCAGTTATCTGGAGAGGTCCTGCAAAATCAGGAATGATTCAGCAGTTTATCACAACTGTTGACTGGGGAGAGCTTGATTTTCTTATTGTAGATGCTCCTCCTGGAACAGGTGACGAGCCTCTTACAATAATTCAGACTATTCCTGATTCAAAAGCTATTGTGGTTACAACACCCCAAGATGTTGCCCTTTCTGACGTGAGAAAATCCATAAATTTCTGCAAAACAGTTAAAATGGAAATTCTTGGTCTTCTTGAAAACATGGGCCCTTTTCAATGTCCCCATTGTAGTGAAGAAATAGCAATTTTTAAAAAAGGGGGAGGAAAACAAACAGCTTTTGATATGGGAATAAAATTCCTTGGCACCCTTCCCTATAATGCTGAAGTTCTAAATTCAGGAGACAGCGGAAATCCTGTGATTACCAAAGACAAAACAAATAGTTACACCCAGGCTCTTGAAGCTTGTGCAGAGCAAATTTTGTCCAGCCTTTAA
- a CDS encoding Coenzyme F420 hydrogenase/dehydrogenase, beta subunit C-terminal domain, protein MNSTNNLYKTSKEVIENFNCIGCGACINICPYRKLNKNNAVRIFNCNNSGGKCDLVCPKTIADTKSLTKNTSPENQTSYMGNVLKIYKSKSGKRFENLFSAKKTITALNCFILKSKVSKKILMTKTKKDLSPFPFFAESEEEIINFSKTNYCSSSPLGLVNLSKEKNYSFTGLPCQILSLAKFETLDKNFQKPFLPEIKISLFCTWSLNPEKYSNYLKKNFKNKEIKSCFINPSNKNKIFFELNDNSTAELNIDEIRKFIRKGCASCTDLTGKYSDISVGDCETDKNFNTLIIRTQKGRELVNNAVKNNYLEISDYPENTKTMLEKAAQNKSKTPSAF, encoded by the coding sequence ATGAACTCAACAAACAATCTATATAAAACTTCAAAAGAAGTGATTGAAAATTTTAACTGCATTGGATGTGGAGCCTGCATAAATATCTGCCCATATAGAAAGCTTAACAAAAATAATGCAGTAAGAATTTTTAATTGTAATAACTCAGGAGGCAAATGCGATCTTGTATGCCCGAAAACAATCGCAGACACTAAAAGCCTGACAAAAAACACTTCTCCTGAAAATCAAACATCTTATATGGGAAATGTTTTGAAAATCTACAAATCAAAATCAGGAAAAAGATTTGAAAACTTATTCTCAGCGAAAAAAACAATTACAGCCTTGAACTGCTTTATTTTAAAATCTAAAGTTTCCAAAAAAATTCTTATGACAAAGACCAAGAAAGATTTAAGCCCATTTCCTTTTTTTGCAGAATCAGAAGAGGAAATTATAAACTTTTCCAAAACAAACTATTGCTCTTCTTCACCTCTTGGCCTTGTAAATCTGTCAAAAGAAAAAAACTATTCTTTCACAGGTCTGCCCTGCCAGATTCTTTCTCTTGCAAAGTTTGAAACTTTGGACAAAAATTTTCAAAAACCTTTTTTACCTGAAATAAAAATAAGCCTTTTTTGCACCTGGTCACTTAATCCAGAAAAATATTCAAATTATCTTAAAAAAAACTTCAAGAATAAGGAAATAAAAAGCTGTTTTATTAATCCTTCAAATAAAAACAAAATCTTTTTTGAACTTAACGACAATTCAACTGCTGAATTAAACATTGATGAAATAAGAAAATTCATAAGAAAAGGATGTGCTTCCTGCACAGATCTTACAGGGAAATACTCTGACATTTCAGTTGGTGACTGCGAAACTGATAAAAACTTTAACACCCTTATAATAAGAACCCAAAAAGGCCGGGAGCTTGTAAATAATGCTGTAAAAAACAATTACCTTGAAATTTCAGATTATCCTGAAAATACAAAAACCATGCTTGAAAAAGCTGCTCAAAACAAAAGTAAAACTCCAAGTGCTTTCTAA
- a CDS encoding tetratricopeptide repeat protein, with protein sequence MKKIEPSDMEKTKNKKEVIIPEGNSYFNYLLSELEGYRQDRQKSFDYLIKAQKKDPESIFLKKKLASYYLMYKKPELAKELISGILEKTPEDTEILAIHARILAFEQKDSSEIAEIYKKILEIDPENKSSPIALAFLYEKMNKRQELIEIFEKAEIKSKENYFLYFYLGEAYLIEKKYSKAKKTLYKAVKEEPYRIEPKLSLIEAIKNMETSIEHKNEIIDLFNEIIELKPHEKAPLIELSYFYNQNGEYEKSDETFKAIAESWNSEKQETAVLLNFYVKNQSGDKADFAANRIFQATGDDSVFMILGSIYEKEGLKNKALETYKFVPETSQIHPEAISASAMVLASMGEFEKGIFILTKYLKKTPENLLLLSTLGSIYEGQNNYEKAESVYLKGSAISSERQWTFFYKLGVINDRAGKKNKAIDYMKKALELNPENPDTLNYLGYTYAEMGIELEAAKEMIEKALSSRKNDGYIIDSLGWVYFKMGNYEKAKIYLQKAAEIVKNDPVILEHLGDLYIKIEKYEKAAEIYNEILNLYPENNEVKAKLMKMKEQ encoded by the coding sequence ATGAAAAAAATCGAGCCCTCTGATATGGAAAAAACTAAAAATAAAAAAGAAGTTATCATACCAGAGGGAAATTCATATTTTAACTATCTACTTTCTGAACTCGAGGGATATAGACAGGACAGACAAAAATCTTTTGATTACCTTATAAAAGCCCAAAAAAAAGACCCTGAATCCATCTTTCTTAAAAAAAAGCTGGCCAGCTATTATTTAATGTATAAAAAACCTGAGCTTGCCAAGGAACTTATCAGCGGAATTTTGGAAAAAACACCTGAGGACACCGAAATTTTAGCTATTCACGCAAGAATTCTTGCTTTTGAACAAAAAGATTCTTCTGAGATTGCTGAAATTTATAAAAAAATACTTGAAATTGACCCTGAAAACAAAAGCTCTCCCATAGCCCTTGCCTTTCTCTATGAAAAAATGAACAAAAGACAAGAGTTGATAGAGATATTTGAAAAAGCTGAAATAAAATCCAAAGAAAACTACTTCCTGTATTTTTATCTGGGAGAAGCTTATTTAATTGAAAAAAAATATTCAAAAGCCAAAAAAACTCTCTACAAAGCAGTAAAAGAAGAACCCTACAGAATTGAACCCAAACTAAGCCTTATTGAAGCAATAAAAAATATGGAAACCTCCATTGAACATAAAAACGAAATAATAGATTTGTTCAATGAAATAATTGAACTAAAGCCCCATGAAAAAGCACCTCTTATTGAACTTTCATATTTTTATAACCAAAATGGCGAATATGAAAAATCAGATGAAACATTTAAAGCAATTGCCGAATCATGGAATAGTGAAAAGCAGGAAACCGCTGTTCTTCTCAACTTTTATGTAAAAAATCAATCCGGAGACAAGGCTGACTTTGCAGCAAACAGAATTTTTCAAGCCACTGGGGATGATTCTGTTTTCATGATTCTTGGAAGCATTTACGAAAAAGAAGGTTTAAAAAACAAAGCTCTTGAAACTTATAAGTTTGTTCCTGAAACCAGTCAAATCCATCCTGAGGCAATTTCAGCTTCAGCAATGGTATTGGCATCAATGGGAGAATTTGAAAAAGGAATTTTTATTTTAACAAAATATCTGAAAAAAACTCCTGAAAATCTTCTTCTTCTTTCTACCTTGGGAAGTATTTATGAGGGACAAAACAATTATGAAAAAGCAGAATCAGTTTATCTTAAAGGCAGTGCCATAAGCTCTGAAAGACAATGGACGTTTTTTTATAAACTAGGGGTAATAAATGACAGGGCAGGCAAGAAAAACAAAGCCATTGATTATATGAAAAAAGCTCTTGAATTAAATCCTGAAAATCCAGATACCCTAAACTATCTTGGTTACACCTATGCAGAAATGGGGATAGAGCTTGAAGCTGCAAAAGAAATGATTGAAAAAGCCTTATCATCAAGAAAAAATGACGGCTATATAATCGACAGTCTTGGCTGGGTTTATTTTAAAATGGGCAATTATGAAAAAGCAAAGATTTATTTACAAAAAGCAGCTGAGATTGTTAAAAACGACCCTGTTATTCTTGAGCACCTGGGAGATTTATATATTAAAATTGAAAAGTATGAAAAAGCAGCTGAAATCTACAATGAAATTTTAAATCTTTATCCTGAAAACAATGAAGTTAAAGCTAAACTTATGAAGATGAAAGAACAATGA
- the kdsB gene encoding 3-deoxy-manno-octulosonate cytidylyltransferase, whose product MKKVIIIPARYDSTRLGGKPLIKILGKPVIEHVYQRCQKAENINEIYVATDDERIESFCKSINLPSIMTSKKHKSGTDRVSEAAEILNLGEEDIIINVQGDQPLVHSNSIEQVIIPFLEGSSALMSTLAYKIKNKNEITDPKDVKVVFSKKGKALYFSRATIPYPRDKDTDYYYKHLGLYAYKKSFLKTFTSLPTSDLEEIEKLEQLRALEYGYDIDIVITEHDSPEVDLESDIEKIETLLKKNNFDN is encoded by the coding sequence ATGAAAAAAGTAATTATCATTCCTGCAAGATACGACTCTACAAGGCTTGGAGGCAAGCCTTTAATAAAAATTTTAGGAAAACCTGTAATTGAGCATGTTTACCAAAGATGCCAAAAAGCAGAAAACATCAATGAAATTTATGTAGCAACAGATGATGAAAGAATTGAAAGTTTTTGCAAGTCCATCAATCTTCCTTCAATAATGACCTCAAAAAAACACAAGTCAGGTACAGACAGGGTTTCTGAAGCTGCTGAAATTTTAAACCTGGGTGAAGAGGATATAATTATAAATGTCCAAGGAGACCAGCCCCTTGTTCACTCAAACTCAATTGAGCAGGTTATAATCCCATTTTTAGAAGGTTCTTCAGCTTTAATGTCTACCCTTGCCTATAAAATAAAAAATAAAAATGAAATAACCGATCCAAAAGATGTTAAAGTGGTTTTTTCAAAAAAAGGAAAAGCCCTTTATTTTTCAAGGGCCACCATTCCCTATCCAAGGGACAAAGACACAGATTATTACTATAAGCATCTAGGTCTTTATGCTTATAAAAAATCCTTTTTAAAAACATTCACTTCCCTTCCAACATCCGATCTGGAAGAAATTGAAAAACTTGAGCAGTTAAGGGCTCTTGAATACGGTTACGATATAGATATAGTAATTACAGAGCATGATTCTCCTGAAGTTGACCTTGAGTCAGACATTGAAAAAATTGAAACCTTGCTGAAAAAAAACAACTTTGATAATTAA
- a CDS encoding RtcB family protein — protein sequence MEWIIDENKLPIYSWCADLEEQALNQAKNVSNLPFAFHHIALMPDCHLGFGMPIGCVAAFKNFVVPNAVGVDIGCGMSAVKTDILAEKLTPEIIKILFTRLEQKIPLGFSVHGSNQSWEGFDKFLDDFSSGKPGWYSKKSFDRARKSLGTLGGGNHFIELQKDEEGFAWLMLHSGSRNLGKTIAEHYHSKAIKFCSTNKINLPTNELAGLKYDSTDGKAYFRDMTFALNFAAENRRQMMIVFKNTLSDLVPCNFTEEINIHHNYAALERHFNTDVFIHRKGATSAKINEKGIIPGSMGTPSYIVQGLGNEDSFMSCSHGAGRKMGRNEACRILDLETSKRKMRGVYHRPFQKIKRGRLRGKIDLSESPGAYKNIDEVIELQKDLVTVLYKLYPLGSLKG from the coding sequence ATGGAATGGATAATAGATGAAAATAAACTCCCAATTTATTCATGGTGTGCGGATTTGGAAGAACAAGCACTTAACCAGGCAAAAAATGTTTCAAACCTTCCTTTTGCTTTTCATCATATAGCTCTGATGCCTGACTGCCATCTGGGGTTTGGAATGCCTATCGGCTGTGTTGCTGCTTTTAAAAACTTTGTTGTTCCCAATGCGGTTGGAGTTGATATCGGATGCGGAATGTCTGCAGTAAAAACAGATATCTTAGCTGAAAAATTAACTCCTGAAATTATAAAAATATTGTTTACCCGCCTTGAACAAAAGATTCCCCTGGGATTTTCAGTCCATGGCTCAAATCAGTCCTGGGAAGGGTTTGATAAGTTTTTAGACGATTTTTCCTCAGGCAAGCCAGGATGGTACTCTAAAAAAAGTTTTGACCGTGCCAGAAAAAGTCTTGGAACTCTTGGAGGAGGGAACCATTTTATAGAGCTTCAAAAAGATGAAGAAGGCTTTGCATGGCTTATGCTTCATTCAGGTTCAAGAAACCTGGGAAAAACAATAGCAGAACACTATCATTCTAAAGCAATAAAGTTTTGTTCAACAAACAAAATAAACCTCCCAACCAATGAACTGGCTGGGCTTAAATATGACTCTACAGATGGAAAAGCATATTTCAGGGATATGACCTTTGCCCTTAATTTTGCAGCAGAAAACAGAAGACAAATGATGATTGTTTTTAAAAACACCCTTTCAGATCTGGTTCCCTGCAATTTTACAGAAGAAATCAATATTCACCATAACTACGCAGCCCTGGAAAGACATTTCAATACAGATGTTTTTATCCATAGAAAAGGTGCAACTTCAGCAAAAATAAATGAAAAAGGGATAATACCAGGATCAATGGGAACTCCTTCATACATTGTCCAGGGCCTTGGGAATGAAGACTCATTTATGTCCTGTTCCCACGGGGCAGGAAGAAAAATGGGAAGAAATGAAGCTTGCAGAATCCTTGACTTAGAAACTTCTAAAAGAAAAATGAGAGGAGTTTACCATAGACCGTTTCAAAAAATTAAAAGAGGAAGACTAAGGGGAAAAATTGATTTAAGTGAATCTCCGGGAGCATACAAAAACATTGATGAAGTAATTGAGCTTCAAAAAGATCTTGTAACTGTACTTTACAAACTTTACCCACTTGGTTCTTTAAAAGGATAA